In Ovis aries strain OAR_USU_Benz2616 breed Rambouillet chromosome 17, ARS-UI_Ramb_v3.0, whole genome shotgun sequence, the following proteins share a genomic window:
- the SMTN gene encoding smoothelin isoform X4: MADETLAGLDEGALRKLLEVTADLAERRRIRSAIRELQRQELEREEEALASKRFRAERQDNKENWLHFQQREAEQRAALARLAGRLESMNDVEELTALLRGAAEYEERKLIRAAIRRVRAQEIEAATLAGRLYSGRPNSGSREDSKGQAARRLELCEVPKPEEQKQQVEVPEPTPAPSSTSRDVTTVTLLLRAPPGDTPSPPASADGSPTTTSPEPPLEPAEEAPCPAPEALGSPEPPPSPPRASSPEPQEPPATPSTDRQVVDKLPPSPTDPPAPQGPTKGRSDTKRADLADPRPCQRSLSVLSPRQPAQNREPTPIASGPSPFQRAGSVRDRVRKFTSDSPTAAGLQEGPPRVALGPSTPARLPGPSHTSITPAAASSSSGPSSRGTARPLAQLQSCPREEGPRGRGLAVRSLENRAGGPVARSEEPSAPLPVAVGTAEPGASMKTTFTIEIKDGRGQASTGRVLLPTGNQRAELTLGLRAPPTLLSTSSGGKSTITHISSPGNLARLGSVTHVTSFSPASLGSRGGCSIKMEPEPAEPPSATVKVANGAEQTRVDKAPGSRSPLSAEELMAIEDESVLDKMLDQTTDYEERKLIRAALRELRQRKRDGGGSTMTQTKTFSSSSSKKMGSIFDREDEASPRSGSLAALEKRQAEKKKELMKAQSLPKTSASQARKAMIEKLEKEGAAGSPGGPRMAVQRSTSFGVPNANSIKQMLLDWCRAKTRGYEHVDIQNFSSSWSDGMAFCALVHNFFPEAFDYGQLSPQNRRQNFEVAFSSAETHADCPQLLDTEDMVRLREPDWKCVYTYIQEFYRCLVQKGLVKTKKS; encoded by the exons TTGGAGGTCACGGCGGATCTGGCAGAGCGGCGGCGCATCCGCTCAGCCATCCGGGAGCTGCAGCGGCAGGAGCTGGAACGCGAGGAGGAGGCCCTGGCATCCAAGCGCTTCCGTGCTGAGCGGCAGGACAACAAGGAGAACTGGCTGCA CTTCCAGCAGCGGGAGGCTGAGCAGCGGGCTGCTCTGGCACGGCTGGCAGGACGGCTGGAGTCAATGAACGATGTGGAGGAGCTGACTGCACTG CTTCGGGGCGCCGCGGAGTACGAGGAGCGAAAGCTGATCCGAGCTGCCATCCGCCGCGTGCGGGCCCAGGAGATCGAGG cCGCCACCTTGGCTGGAAGGCTTTACAGTGGGCGTCCCAACAGTGGCTCAAGAGAGGACAGCAAGGGGCAGGCAGCACGCCGGCTGGAACTGTGTGAG GTGCCGAAGCCAGAGGAACAGAAGCAGCAGGTGGAGGTCCCAGAGCcaaccccagcccccagcagcaCCAGCCGGGATGTAACCACGGTGACACTCCTGCTGCGGGCCCCTCCCGGGGACACACCCAGCCCACCTGCCTCAGCCGACGGTTCACCCACCACTACCTCTCCTGAGCCTCCGCTGGAGCCTGCCGAGGAGGCCCCGTGCCCTGCCCCCGAGGCTCTGGGCAGTCCCGAGCCTCCCCCCAGTCCGCCCAGGGCCTCCAGCCCTGAGCCCCAGGAGCCTCCAGCCACCCCCAGCACAGACAGGCAGGTGGTCGACAAG CTCCCGCCCAGCCCCACGGATCCCCCTGCCCCCCAAGGCCCCACCAAAGGTCGCTCCGACACAAAGAGAGCAG ACCTGGCTGACCCTCGCCCCTGCCAACGCTCCCTGTCTGTGCTCAGCCCCCGCCAGCCAGCCCAGAACCGAG AGCCCACCCCCATCGCCAGTGGGCCTTCCCCGTTCCAGCGGGCGGGCTCCGTCCGGGACCGCGTGCGCAAGTTCACATCCGATTCTCCTACGGCTGCTGGGCTCCAGGAAGGCCCACCCCGTGTGGCCCTCGGCCCTTcgacccctgccaggctcccaggCCCCTCCCACACCAGCATCACCccggccgccgcctcctcctccagTGGCCCCTCCTCGCGGGGAACAGCCCGGCCCCTGGCCCAGCTTCAGAGCTGCCCCCGGGAGGAGGGCCCCAGGGGGCGGGGCTTGGCCGTCAGGTCCCTTGAAAACAGAGCAGGGGGGCCCGTGGCCCGCTCAGAGGAGCCCAGCGCCCCGCTGCCCGTGGCCGTGGGCACCGCCGAGCCAGGGGCCAGTATGAAGACCACATTCACCATCGAGATCAAGGATGGCCGGGGCCAGGCCTCCACAGGCCGGGTGCTGCTGCCCACGGGCAACCAGAGGGCAG AACTGACACTGGGGCTGCGGGCGCCCCCCACCCTCCTTAGCACCAGCAGTGGGGGCAAGAGCACCATCACCCATATCAGCAGCCCTGGGAACCTAGCCCGGCTGGGCAGTGTCACTCACGTCACCAGCTTCAGCCCTGCCTCCCTGGGTAGCCGAGGAGGCTGCAGCATAAAG aTGGAGCCAGAGCCTGCAGAGCCCCCCTCTGCCACAGTGAAGGTGGCCAATGGCGCCGAGCAGACCCGAGTGGACAAAGCACCAGGGAGCCGGAGCCCGCTGAGCGCCGAGGAGCTGATGGCCATAGAGGATGAGAGTGTCCTGGACAAGATG CTGGATCAGACTACGGACTATGAGGAGCGGAAGCTCATCCGGGCTGCACTGCGCGAGCTCCGACAAAGGAAGAGAG ATGGTGGTGGCAGCACCATGACGCAAACTAAGACCTTCTCCTCTTCATCATCCAAGAAGATGGGCAG TATCTTCGACCGGGAGGATGAGGCCAGCCCACGGTCTGGCAGCCTAGCAGCACTGGAAAAACGCCAGGCggagaagaagaaagagctgATGAAGGCACAGAGCCTGCCCAAAACCTCAGCGTCCCAGGCGCGCAAGGCTATGATTGAGAAGTTGGAGAAGGAAGGCGCGGCAGG CAGCCCGGGCGGACCCCGCATGGCTGTGCAGCGCTCCACCAGCTTCGGGGTCCCCAACGCCAACAGCATCAAGCAGATGTTGCTAGACTGGTGCCGAGCCAAGACACGTGGCTACGAG CATGTGGACATCCAGAACTTCTCCTCGAGCTGGAGTGACGGGATGGCCTTCTGTGCCCTGGTGCACAACTTCTTCCCCGAGGCCTTCGACTATGGGCAGCTCAGCCCACAGAACCGCCGTCAGAACTTCGAGGTGGCCTTCTCATCCGCCGA gaccCATGCGGACTGCCCGCAGCTCCTGGACACAGAGGACATGGTCCGGCTTCGAGAGCCTGACTGGAAGTGCGTGTACACGTACATCCAGGAGTTCTACCGCTGTCTGGTCCAGAAGGGGCTGGTAAAAACCAAAAAGTCCTAA